One genomic region from Mytilus trossulus isolate FHL-02 chromosome 9, PNRI_Mtr1.1.1.hap1, whole genome shotgun sequence encodes:
- the LOC134683698 gene encoding uncharacterized protein LOC134683698, with the protein MSQCIKILKKIHSKEIHVDEFGKAKQFALFSIARPHMRSFHSSWFCFFMAFTSWFGIQPLLPTIRKELHLSKLDLANSGIASVAATIAVRVIIGPLCDRFGPRRTMAGLLMTGAVPMALSGLIKDGTDLIVLRLFVGVLGGTFVPCQFWTSAMFSPKIVGTANAMVGGWGNLGGGFTFLLMPGLFQLMKALGTDAFLAWKLAVVVPAVICVILGFSIIFTTDDCPQGHWSNRKLPEITINISKDEIVQNEKGVPNLGFQPDLPYNEEKQNEAIQETKVEVTKTKDLSEKKAEDSEQKGLKCTSDGCCTVVTVVILFMQYGMCFGVEIAVNTVMNLYLLYRFKKADCEQGNIPFSNSSNMTTTMHLVPEENDNECSILNQDTASLIASLFGLMNLFARALGGVYSDVLRKHLSLAGRLIAHFTCLICEGIMLIVFSQIDSVPSAIGVMVLFSTCVQMTEGTTFAIVPYVSTKRIGIVAGLVGAGGNAGALIWNTIWRQYVETDPSGWFWLLGIIVLCGSTLTFFIQISGESIWHACLRCKSNKDKYEM; encoded by the exons ATGTCGCAATGTATCAAAATCCTGAAAAAGATCCACTCcaaagaaatacatgtagatgAATTTGGAAAAGCGAAGCAGTTTGCATTATTTAGCATTGCTCGGCCGCACATGAGGAGTTTCCATTCATCATGGTTTTGTTTCTTTATGGCTTTTACATCATGGTTTGGTATCCAGCCTTTGCTACCCACAATCAGAAAAGAGCTTCATTTATCTAAATTGGACTTGGCTAACTCCGGTATAGCAAGCGTAGCTGCCACTATAGCTGTACGTGTTATAATCGGACCTCTTTGTGACAGATTTGGTCCAAGAAGAACTATGGCAGGTTTACTTATGACTGGGGCTGTTCCTATGGCACTGTCGGGGTTGATCAAAGATGGAACAGATCTTATCGTCCTGCGACTTTTTGTCGGCGTTCTCGGAGGAACATTTGTACCTTGTCAGTTTTGGACGAGCGCCATGTTCAGTCCTAAGATTGTTGGTACTGCAAATGCTATGGTTGGTGGATGGGGTAACCTAGGTGGTGGTTTCACATTCTTACTTATGCCCGGATTGTTTCAGTTAATGAAAGCTTTAGGAACAGATGCATTTCTTGCATGGAAACTGGCAGTGGTGGTTCCTGCTGTTATCTGTGTAATTTTAG ggttttcaattatattcacAACAGACGATTGCCCACAAGGTCACTGGTCGAATAGAAAACTACCagaaattacaataaatatcAGTAAAGATGAAATTGTTCAAAACGAAAAAGGCGTCCCAAATTTAGGATTCCAACCCGACTTACCATACAACGAAGAAAAACAGAACGAAG ctaTACAAGAAACAAAAGTTGAAGTTACGAAAACAAAAGACCTTTCGGAAAAGAAAGCAGAAGACTCCGAACAGAAGGGCTTGAAATGTACATCCGATGGATGCTGTACAGTTGTAACGgtagttattctttttatgcAGTATGGGATGTGCTTTGGAGTAGAGATTGCCGTAAACACAGTCATGAATCTATATCTATTATATCGATTTAAAAAAGCCGATTGTGAGCAAGGTAATATCCCATTTTCTAACTCTTCAAACATGACAACTACAATGCATTTGGTGCCAGAAGAAAATGACAACGAATGTAGTATTTTGAACCAAGACACAGCAAGTTTAATTGCATCTTTGTTTGGGCTGATGAATCTTTTTGCAAGAGCGCTTGGTGGAGTGTATTCAGACGTTTTGAGAAAACATTTAAGTCTAGCAGGTCGTCTTATTGcccattttacatgtttaatttgtGAGGGCATCATGCTCATCGTATTTAGCCAGATAGACAGTGTTCCCTCTGCCATTGGTGTAATGGTTCTGTTCAGTACCTGCGTACAGATGACAGAAGGGACTACATTTGCGATTGTCCCGTATGTTTCAACAAAGCGAATCGGTATAGTGGCTGGATTAGTCGGTGCGGGTGGAAATGCTGGCGCCCTGATTTGGAATACAATATGGCGGCAATATGTTGAAACCGATCCGAGTGGATGGTTTTGGCTCTTAGGAATCATCGTGTTATGTGGCAGCACTTTGACATTTTTCATACAAATATCAGGCGAAAGCATATGGCATGCGTGTCTACGTTGTAAATCAAACAAAGACAAGtatgaaatgtaa